The Candidatus Binatus sp. sequence TCGCGTGCAGCGGGTCGGCCAGCATGAAATCGCCATCAACGAAGAGCGCGACCGTCAAAAGGAATAACGACCACGCGATCGCGAAAATCGCGAATGCCTTCAAATCCAACGGCCAGTATTTTTTTCGATTGGTTGTCACGGGCGTGAGGCCAACGGTAGCAGTGCGGCACTGAGCGCATCAAGGACAAAGTAATGTCGATACCGCGACGGCGAGACTACTCGTCTCGCGCATGCAAACGCTCCGACGCTATGGGATCGCAACGATGCTTGGTACGCTTGCCCCGACCAACCGAAGTCCACGATAATCCGAGTCCGATGAACGGCGTGCACGACATGGGCGGGATGGACGGGTTCGGACCCGTGCTGCCGGAGCAGAACGAGCCGGTCTTTCATGCCGACTGGGAGCGGCGCGTCTTTGCGATCATGAACCACTCGTTCGGTTTCGCCGGGTTCAACATCGATGAGTTCCGCCATGCGATCGAGCGTATCCCGCCGGCGCGCTACCTCGCGTCGAGTTATTACGAGCGATGGCTCGGGGCGCTCGAGACGCTGATGGTCGAGCGCGGCGTGGTCACGCGCGAGGAGTTGATCGCCAAGCAATCGCCCGGCGTCGATACTGAATCGCTCGCGCGTGCAGTAAAAACGAATCCGCCAGCTCCGTCGAAGGATCGTGCGAGGGCAAAATCGCCGCGCGCGCGATTCGTCAAGGGCGATTCGGTCCGCGCGCGCAACCTGAATCCGTCGGGACATACGCGGCTGCCGCGCTATGTGCGCGGCAAGCGCGGCGTTATCGTGCGCGATTGGGGCGTGTTTGTTTTTCCCGACACCAATGCGCATCACGCCGGAACCAGGCCGCAGCATTGCTACTCCGTCAGCTTCGACGCGCGCGAGCTATGGGGCAAATCGGCCGAGCGCGGCCGTCTCAATATCGATCTCTGGGAAGATTATCTCGAAGCCGATCGCACCAATTCGCCGAAGCAAAAAACAAAATCGCCGACGAAGATCGCGCGCATTGGCAGGAAAAGCAAATGAGCGAAAATCATCACGACACCAGCGAAAGCGGACCGGTCGCGCGCGTCAAGGCGCTCGAGACTCTGCTCGCCGAAAAAGGACTGCTCGATCCCGCCGCGATCGACGCGGTCGTTGACACCTACGAAACCAAGGTCGGGCCGCGCAACGGCGCGCGCGTCGTCGCGAAAGCGTGGACCGATCCTGCGTATCGAAAACGACTGCTCGACGATGCGACCGCGGCGGTCGCGGAACTCGGCTACGCGGGCCCCGAAGGCGGCCATCTGGTCGCGATCGAGAACACCGATCGCGTCCACAACCTCGTCGTATGCACGCTGTGCTCGTGCTATCCGTGGCCGGTGCTCGGATTGCCGCCGGTCTGGTACAAGAGTTTCGCGTATCGGTCGCGCGCGGTGAGCGATCCGCGCGGAGTGCTGAAGGATTTCGGCACCGAGTTGCCGAGCGACGTCGAGATTCGGGTCTGGGATTCGAGCGCGGAGATTCGCTACCTGGTGATTCCGCAACGTCCGGCCGGCACCGAGAAGATGACCGCCGACGAACTCGCCGAGATCGTCACGCGCGATTCGATGGTCGGCGTGACCAATGTCGCGGCGCCATCGCGGCGCGGCGACAAGTCTAAGCGGGCGGGCAAGTGAGCGTCGCCGCGGCGCTCGATCAGATCGTGCAGGCCGCGCGGCTCGATCCCGAGCACGTCTTCAGCGCGCCGTGGGAGGCGCGGGCGTTTGCGATCGCGCTTAAGCTTTCGGAGGCCGGCGTTTTTAGCTGGGATGAATTCCGCGAGCGCTTGATCGCCGAGGTCGCCGCGTCCGACCGAGTGCACGAGCGCGACGGCACTTCCGATCACGGCGAATACTATGAGCATTTTCTGCGCGCGCTCGAGCGAATGCTCGACGACAAGGGAATCGTGCGGAGCTAAACTCCGAGGATTACCCTTGCCTCCGCTCCGCTCCGGCGCGGGAGCACCTGCGGTGCTGGCTCGCGAAAGCTCGCCTTCAGTCAGATTCACATCGACGATCGTTTTGTCGTTTCACGCGTTCTTGCCCTGCTTGCCCTCGATCCACTGAAACATCAGGCCCTGGTAATAGTCGAGGTTGCGCCCGAGCAGGAAAACTTTGGGCACGCCGAGCACCTGCGCATAGACGGCGGTGTGAGTGGGATTTTCGTTGCCGAAGGCGAGCTTGATCGGCTGCGCCCTGTCCTTCGCCTCGATCGTGATCTCGCTGCGCGGATGATCGAGGCCGAATTGCGCGAGATCTTTTGAATCCTCCGAGACGACTTCGACCGACTTGGCGCTCACCAGCAACTGCACCAGCGCCGCCATCAAATCCTGCGGGATGAACTTTCCCTGTGGCGCGACGAGTTGGTAGAGCTTGCCGTCCGGTCCCTTCTGAAACCGCAGCGACTCGTTGGGCCGCGTGATCGCGATCGCTTCGATGCCGTTCTCAATTTTTAACAGGCTCTCTTCCTTTTGTTGTAGCGCGCCGCCGGGTTCAATCTTGGGTATTGACCAATAGTAAATCGGCAGCAGGATGAAAAAGACCATCGTGTAGAAAATTGCAGGCCGTGTTCTCAAGCGAAGAACCTCCTGCGCACGAACACCGAGGTGGCGATCAGGAACAGGATTCCGGGCAGCATCACGGTGCCGAGCATCAGGAGCCGCCGCGCCTGCTGATCGCTGATATAGAAGGCTGCGGTCTCGGTTTTGTTCAGACGCTCGCGGCTCGAAATCAGCATCTCATCGCCAGCCATTTCGTTGATCAGGCTCACCGACAATTCCTTGTTGCCGAGCATCTCGACGAATTGATTCGACGCAAACGCCGAACTGCCGAGTCCGATGATCCGCGTCATCGAGATCAGCGGGATATGCGGGTTCGCGGCTGGCGCATAGTCAACTTCGGAGCCCACCGGAATCGGGCCCTTCACGTCGCGGCCCGCCTGAAACTCGGTGATACCGGTTGTCAGCGCCTTCGGATCGCCCGACGCCCAGCTTTCGTGCGACGACTGCAAGAACTTGCTCTCCTGCTCGAGGGTCAGATTGTCGGGCGCCGACGCACCGACCGGCGCCGTGATCATCACGCCGCGCGCCAGCGAAAATACTGTCGGCGCCGTGATACCGCGGCTGATCGCATTGTCCTCGGCGCGCAGCGGAATCTGCGTCGTCAGAATCTCCCCCGCGGTCAAACGGTAAGCGGGATCGACCAGCACCTGCGGAATGAAATCGAGATGATACTGCTTCAAGAATTCGACCAGTGACGGCGACCCGAACGGATCGATCATCGCGACGTAATGTCCGCCATGATCGAGATATTTCACCAGCGCCGCGAGTTCCTCGGGCAGGAAATCCTTGCGCGGCCCCA is a genomic window containing:
- the nthB gene encoding nitrile hydratase subunit beta — its product is MNGVHDMGGMDGFGPVLPEQNEPVFHADWERRVFAIMNHSFGFAGFNIDEFRHAIERIPPARYLASSYYERWLGALETLMVERGVVTREELIAKQSPGVDTESLARAVKTNPPAPSKDRARAKSPRARFVKGDSVRARNLNPSGHTRLPRYVRGKRGVIVRDWGVFVFPDTNAHHAGTRPQHCYSVSFDARELWGKSAERGRLNIDLWEDYLEADRTNSPKQKTKSPTKIARIGRKSK
- the nthA gene encoding nitrile hydratase subunit alpha — its product is MSENHHDTSESGPVARVKALETLLAEKGLLDPAAIDAVVDTYETKVGPRNGARVVAKAWTDPAYRKRLLDDATAAVAELGYAGPEGGHLVAIENTDRVHNLVVCTLCSCYPWPVLGLPPVWYKSFAYRSRAVSDPRGVLKDFGTELPSDVEIRVWDSSAEIRYLVIPQRPAGTEKMTADELAEIVTRDSMVGVTNVAAPSRRGDKSKRAGK
- a CDS encoding nitrile hydratase accessory protein: MSVAAALDQIVQAARLDPEHVFSAPWEARAFAIALKLSEAGVFSWDEFRERLIAEVAASDRVHERDGTSDHGEYYEHFLRALERMLDDKGIVRS
- a CDS encoding DUF4340 domain-containing protein, which encodes MRTRPAIFYTMVFFILLPIYYWSIPKIEPGGALQQKEESLLKIENGIEAIAITRPNESLRFQKGPDGKLYQLVAPQGKFIPQDLMAALVQLLVSAKSVEVVSEDSKDLAQFGLDHPRSEITIEAKDRAQPIKLAFGNENPTHTAVYAQVLGVPKVFLLGRNLDYYQGLMFQWIEGKQGKNA
- a CDS encoding Gldg family protein, giving the protein MDRPALEKSSGSGRGALWTNYLVLLYTVAAFGAMLGIANAIIGHYNVRWDLTPTKRFSLSEFDKRVLGGLTHNVKVMAFVRTEDAAYLELADLLFQAAAFTPRLTYQVIDVNKAPGMAREYGVTSYGEVVVESQGRRRDFDNARSELLIPAVLQISQEANKHIYFTIGHGERDMFDTDRANGYSVWRGLLEQNNYQIDNVSLFASGVPDDAKVVVSLGPRKDFLPEELAALVKYLDHGGHYVAMIDPFGSPSLVEFLKQYHLDFIPQVLVDPAYRLTAGEILTTQIPLRAEDNAISRGITAPTVFSLARGVMITAPVGASAPDNLTLEQESKFLQSSHESWASGDPKALTTGITEFQAGRDVKGPIPVGSEVDYAPAANPHIPLISMTRIIGLGSSAFASNQFVEMLGNKELSVSLINEMAGDEMLISSRERLNKTETAAFYISDQQARRLLMLGTVMLPGILFLIATSVFVRRRFFA